The region ggagagagaggggtggaGATATGGGTTAGAAAAGAGAGATAGACtgtaagaaagagagaaaggagagagaggtagaaagagaaggggattgaagaatgggagagagagggggtggagaTATGGGTTAGAAAAGAGAGATAGACTgtaagaaagaagagagaggtagaaagagaaggggattgaagaatgggagagagagggggtggagaTATGGGTTAGAAAAGAGAGATAgactgaaagaaagagagaaatgagGGAGAGGTAGAAAGAGAAGGGGATTGAagaatgggagagagagggggtggagaTATGGGTTAGAAAAGAGAGATAgactgaaagaaagagagaaaggagatagaggtagaaagagaaggggattgaagaatgggagagagagggggtggagaTATGGGTTAGAAAAGAGAGATAgactgaaagaaagagagaaaggagagagaggtagaaagagaaggggattgaagaatgggagagagagggggtggagaTATGGGTTAGAAAAGAGAGATAGACtgtaagaaagagagaaatgagagagaggtagaaagagaaggggattgaagaatgggagagagagggggtggagaTATGGGTTACAAAAGAGAGATAgactgaaagaaagagagaaaggagagagaggtagaaagagaaggggattgaagaatgggagagagagggggtggagaTATGGGTTAGAAAAGAGAGATAgactgaaagaaagagagaaaggagagagaggtagaaagagaaggggattgaagaatgggagagagagggggtggagaTATGGGTTAGAAAAGAGAGATAgactgaaagaaagagagaaaggagagagaggtaGGTAGAGAAGAGGATTGAagaatgggagagagaggggtggaGATATGGGTTAGAAAAGAGAGATAgactgaaagaaagagagaaaggagatagaggtagaaagagaaggggattgaagaatgggagagagagggggtggagaTATGGGTTAGAAAAGAGAGATAgactgaaagaaagagagaaaggagagagaggtagaaagagaaggggattgaagaatgggagagagagggggtggagaTATGGGTTAGAAAAGAGAGATAgactgaaagaaagagagaaaggagagagaggtagaaagagaaggggattgaagaatgggagagagagggggtggagaTATGGGTTAGAAAAGAGAGATAgactgaaagaaagagagaaaggagagagaggtagaaagagaaggggattgaagaatgggagagagagggggtggagaTATGGGTTAGAAAAGAGAGATAgactgaaagaaagagagaaaggagagagaggtagaaagagaaggggattgaagaatgggagagagagggggtggagaTATGGGTTAGAAAAGAGAGATAgactgaaagaaagagagaaaggagatagaggtagaaagagaaggggattgaagaatgggagagagagggggagatatGGGTTAGAAAAGAGAGATAgactgaaagaaagagagaaaggagagagaggtagaaagagaaggggattgaagaatgggagagagagggggtggagaTATGGGTTAGAAAAGAGAGATAgactgaaagaaagagaaaggagagagaggtaGAAAGAGAAGGGGATTGAAGattgggagagagagggggtggagaTATGGGTTAGAAAAGAGAGATAgactgaaagaaagagagaaaggagagagaggtagaaagagaaggggattgaagaatgggagagagagggggtggagaTATGGGTTAGAAAAGAGAGATAgactgaaagaaagagagaaaggagagagaggtagaaagagaaggggattgaagaatgggagagagaggggtggaGATATGGGTTAGAAAAGAGAGATAgactgaaagaaagagagaaaggagataGAGGTAGAAAGAGAATGGGATTGAagaatgggagagagaggggtggaGATATGGGTTAGAAAAGAGAGATAgactgaaagaaagagagaaaggagataGAGGTAGAAAGAGAATGGGACTGAagaatgggagagagaggggtggaGATATGGGTTAGAAAAGAGAGATAGActaagaaagagagaaaggagagagaggtaGAAAGAGAATGGGATTGAagaatgggagagagaggggtggaGATATGGGTTAGAAAAGAGAGATAgactgaaagaaagagagaaaggagataGAGGTAGAAAGAGAATGGGACTGAagaatgggagagagaggggtggaGATATGGGTTAGAAAAGAGAGATAGActaagaaagagagaaaggagagagaggtaGAAAGAGAATGGGATTGAagaatgggagagagaggggtggaGATATGGGTTAGAAAAGAGAGATAgactgaaagaaagagagaaaggagagagaggtagaaagagaaggggattgaagaatgggagagagagggggtggagaTATGGGTTAGAAAAGAGAGATAgactgaaagaaagagagaaaggagataGAGGTAGAAAGAGAATGGGATTGAagaatgggagagagagggggtggagaTATGGGTTAGAAAAGAGAGATAgactgaaagaaagagagaaaggagagagaggtagaaagagaaggggattgaagaatgggagagagagggggtggagaTATGGGTTAGAAAAGAGAGATAgactgaaagaaagagagaaaggagagagaggtaGGTAGAGAAGAGGATTGAagaatgggagagagaggggtggaGATATGGGTTAGAAAAGAGAGATAgactgaaagaaagagagaaaggagatagaggtagaaagagaaggggattgaagaatgggagagagagggggtggagaTATGGGTTAGAAAAGAGAGATAgactgaaagaaagagagaaaggagagagaggtagaaagagaaggggattgaagaatgggagagagagggggtggagaTATGGGTTAGAAAAGAGAGATAgactgaaagaaagagagaaaggagagagaggtaGAAAGAGAATGGGATTGAagaatgggagagagagggggtggagaTATGGGTTAGAAAAGAGAGATAgactgaaagaaagagagaaaggagagagaggtagaaagagaaggggattgaagaatgggagagagagggggtggagaTATGGGTTAGAAAAGAGAGATAgactgaaagaaagagagaaaggagatagaggtagaaagagaaggggattgaagaatgggagagagagggggtggagaTATGGGTTAGAAAAGAGAGATAgactgaaagaaagagagaaaggagagagagagagagctaaAACTCTCGTTTCAAGTAAAAATATCTTCATAAGTCTCATCAACGGATGCAAGCTTGTTGAAATATTCCTTTATCCCTCTCTCTTCTAAACCCGCTGCTCTTCCTCTCTCAAAGGTCCTCTCTTTCAgtgcatttttcttttcaatttcagtcaCCTTCTCTCTCCTATATACGTCGTTGAAACCTTtgtatatataaacaaatcctcaattcatctctttcttCTTGGGGGGAGGTCATATTTTATCCTACTTCTAGAAAGCGATATcctttgtttattttatctttcatcatttttcctCATATTTTTGCGCAAGcaatttaaatcaacttttagtTTTCTACGACATTCTCATGCCACCCGTCTCGTTTCGTTTTTACATTCTTTTCAATTTAACAATttacacaaaacaaaatgaagacaaaatttattatgaaaatattttcatctggTATTCCATTCGAGAAACCATACATAAATGACATATCAAGTAACAAgtaaaatttgaacaaaaacaaCTAAGAGACCAtaagaaattatcaaaaattatcggataccaaaaaacaataataaagaccaCACTCTACTTGGAAAATGTCCCTCGCCAAAAAACGTATCCAATGCCTCCGAGACCAATCATCTATATTAAGAATCTTTAGCTTCGATCTTGTTATAATCATATTGTTCACAAAATGTTCTTCTAAATTGCCACTTATATTATCAGTGGTAGTAAATCAAATACGGGACTGCACACGGATAAAACATCGGCGTTCTGTAGAGATGTGTGACGTCATGACAAGGCATCCTTTCTGTCTGACTGCTTCGGGAGAGAAAGTCAACCGACATTAATGGACTGATGCCGACGCCGCTTGTTGTGTCAACTGACGAGCTGTACTGGTTGGCGCCGCAAACAGCAGGGTGGTGGGTCGGCGAGGTCATCAATGGCAGGTTGGTTGCCGGTTTCTTGCAGGGATGAGGAGGCATCTCTTTGTCATTGATGTCGTCTTGGGACTTTCGTTTACGACTGGCCGTGGAGAGATCTAAGGGTTGATCAGCTACGTCTGAAGATGACTTCGTTACGTCAGCGTCATCGATGACGACGGAGAGTTGACTGGGTTGGTGGGTGGTGTCCACTTTGCTCTTCTGAGATACTCTCCTCTGAGAGGGGTTGCGACGAAGTCTTGAGCGACGAACCTGGAACCAAAcctagaaaaagaaagatgCAACTTATTAGTCTTTGCTATACAGTCTGTGATTTTCATAATAAGTATACAAGAGATTATTGGTGActagatggtggtggtggtgatataTAGGAGGGGGTATTGACTGTTGACTACTAATCGACACTCGGAAGTACACAGAACAGTTGGAGATGCCTCCAAAATCGGGTGGTAggcaatgcatttttttcattaaaagtttGTGATGAGCAAGAGATAGCTTTTTAAAGAGTTGTTTAACTATAAAATAGGGAATGAATGACTAAATAAGTAGAAAACTTACATATATCAAGAGGTTACTGATTTTCAATGTGTTTGCCAAGCGATCTCTAGTAGTAATATCAGGGCGTGTGTTGATGACGAATTCAGCTTCGAGGATCTCAATCTGCTTCTTCGTTAGTTGAGAGTTCAATGGTAGCATCGTGGTTGTCATAGTGCAGTTCGATATCTTTTAAGGGAAATGTCTAAGCTTTACTTTTCcacttgcaaaaaaataaaacttgttGGTGATCAATTCGAGGTGCTTACGAAACGGTGGTCTTAAGTAGAATGTGGGCTTTACAAAACAGGACTTGCAAAAAGCCAAATTTGATATGCCTATTTTGATTGGTCGCTAGGCATTATCCAATGAAACCACACGGATGTGCTAGATAATTGAAGGTCCCATCCCTAAGAAAAACAAATCCTGATCATCTtttaagataaaacagaattCAGCGTTGGTGAAAAGCGATCAATTGAACCGTTTTGAAAAGGCGATGTCCTTTTTCGGCGCGTGCCGCGCGCTTTGCAGCGGGAAGATTATAAAGGATCAAAGAGAATGGCACGAAACAATGTAAGGATTAGTGAACTCCGGATATGGCCCCTGAGACGGATATTTGGACAATGTGTCTATTGTAAGGTGAATGTATACCTTTCACCATCAAGAATAATATCTTGGCATCCAAGATGTAGACTTTAATCGGTTATTCAAACCTCACAGCCCGTCAGTCTGAAACAAAATCGGACAAAATAACTTGTTGGGTTTTGTGTCTAGCTGAAGACGAAGAGATcaaatcaacccccccccctacttcGAACTTTAAATACTCTCTTAAAACATGCCCGGTGCCCCCTCCTCAGCACGTGACCATATACCAACGTACAGCCCGCTTGCCTTCGCCAACCAGTCCTTTTTTCAATCCCAACCTAGGTAAAGTCATATTCTATGTCCATCTACACATCACACGTtacttgtaccccccccccccccctctctacaATTCCTACTCACTCCCGCAAAGCACCAATCTCAAACAATCCAAGCTACACACCTTCATCTTTCATCAAGCATAACTCTCAACATTCCCTCAAAGTCGTCTTGCCCAAGTTACCACAGGCGTATCACCCACCTATCCTGTCCCTTGATATGTAAATCCTTCACCGATTCCAATCTATCACATAATTCTCACTGTTCCACTATCATTCTTCTGACATATTTCACACAGACGATCTCTTGCCAAGCTTGGCCCCACCCTCTTCATATTTCTGCACCTCCAGTGAATTCCACATCACACTGACTTTCCAGTTAACCCTTTTCCATTATATGCAACAAAGTCTACAGGTCTTGCTTTCAAATATCTAAATTAATTCATTCTAatattcaaaatcaagaaatatcaaatttctcCATGAAACAACACAAAGAAGCAATTTTCCTGTTTTAGAATAtgacatttattaaaaaaaagaaaccctaGGAACCATGAATTTTCaacaatacatgtaaaacaaaacaaaagtgagctcattcctacatgtacatgcgaGAAAGAAAGATGTGTCCTGTTGGCTTAAGATGAACATAAAATTAGGTCATTAGAGGGTTGGCAGTGATCATGTACTGTTATGTCAATCTGCCACCTTCCCTTTCAGCAAACAACAAATACTgatattaggggggggggggggggccacctTCCCTTTCAGCAAACAACAAATACTgatatcaggggggggggggcacatagGCCAATCAGGATTGATGGGGGATAACACACTAGTCTTATATCGCATGCATTATATACAACTCGTAAAATGGGTAGACTAGCTCCTCTGAAGATGATTCTGTAATTCATCTTTACTTTATCAAATACCATTTACATCACTACAAAATAGATAAAGAGGTgggaaaatcatcaaaaatgggtccctttttacacaaaacaaaaaacattgtTTCTATGGTCAGGAATATGTTGCTAGAGTTGATGTTCATATTCTTGACTGAAAAGTGATATCCTGGAATACAAGTATATACAACTAATACAGACATTGCAACTGTATATTTCAATAAGACAATATCATTGTACATATCAACAGCCTACGTTACCATAAGGAAGTCTTTCAAAATATCTATACATCAGTATAATTGAATAGAAAGTTCATGTACTAATAAGAAGAATTGACATAAATTTTGCAACAATTTTGTTGCGGATTATGTGTTCATACTTCAATAAGTTatgtagaaaatatatttctattgttaACATCAACAAATGAATCATCAAATTATCATACAGTGTACTCGGGGGGGAAATATAGGGGGTGATGATTTGACAAGATCCTCTGTAAAAAACATGGCTGCCCTATGAAATGCAACACAGAATTCCAAATGAAAACCTAGAACGGATTCTATTTGTGATGACTCAgaaatcaacaatttatcaaatgataatataacaccagctacatgtataaaatattcatcattcTGTCATTAATTGACACAAATAAGCAATATACACCTAGACCTCAACATGTAACATTTCAGAAGTCCAAGTTCACCATAAGCTTTACTTAAAATCCATGTAATAATGCATGTACATGAAGGTATAACCATGGATCTAttatagctccatggtataACTGCATTTGGTGAGCATACTGCGTGGATTCTTATTCAATTATCAAACAAGAGCGGAACTGATAGCCGGGCTGATAGCATTTCTAAATAGCAGGTGCTGTCAATCACCCAAAGTAGATGCAAGTTTTATGACCAATACATGTTTAACATAATGCTTTGTATATTTCACCCATTATTGTGGAAGTAGAGTCATAGTTTTGCATTCCCTGTGTGAGGCTATTAAATTCCTTTCATCAAGTCCTTTAACTGTTTAATAGTGAATATATATGCAGAAACAAACAATTTTTGCAGTTGGTCAAATAGCCTGTTCAGATATGGTGCAAAAAAAGTTCAGCAACTACCTTTCCGGTGGTTGAATATGGTGATACATATATGTATGAAAGTATTACATTTTGTGTGTGCATATCAGCATCTTCATCAACGTATTTTGGTATAGATATTGGCTTGGttcgtatattttttttaaatcgattGGGCTGAAGAGGTATATAAACAGCCACATCTCAAttaccaatgaaagtttgtaACACTAGCAAATACAGGCTGTGGaaatttttcatcatgctcaACAAAGAGATGATATTCCAAAACactgtaattaaaaaaaaagtgatttcatCAGAACTATAAACTCAcataaaaataagaacaaaaggAAGCAGGACAGGTCAATCGGTAGAGCAGGGTTTCAGATTTCAGATTTCAATCCCTACTTGGTGCACTAGTACCGGTAAGGCATTTCTCCTCAATACCAGGTAGCTCTGAGAGAACCTTAAGCCTTCGGGCCTTATTGCTCAAAGGCATAATTTATACTTTTTAGCGATCAATCTAAAAATTTccacaacttttttattttatgtttaatcaaaattatttcataatgatGTAAAATTTTTGGCAATTCTCTGGGCAAAAcctatttttacaatgaaatattttgacagaAATTATTTggttcaataattttattagtTGCCTCTGCAACATTTGTCAACATGTCAAATAGCATTTACTTTGTTCACAAGCTGTCAGCGAGATTTGCTGCTCTTTACTAATCAAGCCCCTTTGTATCATGCAGATATTGCCTACATCTTCATAAATCTGTAGCTATGATTTAATTGATATCATGGAGAATATGCTTGTTTTGAAGAATAACGCAGcagaatgtacaataaaagaaatattaagcaCAATGATGTTACTCCTGAGTATTATGGACCTTGCCATTTTTGGCCTGCAGAAGGTCAACAATAGCATCAATTTTCTTGGAGCTTGCATTCTGCGCCTGGAGTAGGTTAATAATAGCATCCATTTTCTGGGAACTTGCATTTTGGGCCTGGAGTAGGCCGATGACAGAGTCTATTTTCTTGGCGATGGCGCTCTGGCCATGAAGGAGGCCGATGACAGTGTCCATTTTGTGGGAGACGGTTTCCAGGAGGTCTACCTGCTGTTGGGcaagcatgcgatcaaaatccTTGGATTCAGCCTCAGAGACCTTCCTCTGAAGGGCAGGTGAATACTTGTAAGCCGCTTGTCCTGCTGGAGTTGATGGACCGGGCCGCGACCCCGAGCCGCTACGTCCTGCTAGCTCCGCAGACACGCGCACGATATCATAAAGGTCGTCATTGTCTTCATCAACATGAAACTCTAGATCCATCATATCTTGGCTCTGTTGGCTCTGTTCTGCGGACTCCCACTCATCTTCTGACTGAAAGACGaagggaaaaatatatataaaatcaaaattattgagaTATCTCTCCCAAGTACACCCGTTTGTTTTCTTGCGTGCCAGTGTTAGCTTCAATTACATGAATGGGCAATACATACTTCGTAGAGCAAAAAACTAACTGCATGCATGATAAAATTGTGTACAGAGCTACAAACATTGATCTGAGCTAATACACACTTCAATCCACTTTTACCAAA is a window of Lytechinus variegatus isolate NC3 chromosome 2, Lvar_3.0, whole genome shotgun sequence DNA encoding:
- the LOC121408224 gene encoding paired box protein Pax-6-like; translation: MTTTMLPLNSQLTKKQIEILEAEFVINTRPDITTRDRLANTLKISNLLIYVWFQVRRSRLRRNPSQRRVSQKSKVDTTHQPSQLSVVIDDADVTKSSSDVADQPLDLSTASRKRKSQDDINDKEMPPHPCKKPATNLPLMTSPTHHPAVCGANQYSSSVDTTSGVGISPLMSVDFLSRSSQTERMPCHDVTHLYRTPMFYPCAVPYLIYYH
- the LOC121408223 gene encoding uncharacterized protein LOC121408223; protein product: MSLPFVRILPKIPSIDPDSPPSRGTENSSLYNANRGRGPGRVRKYNFTRGEVAALIEYVRRNQHRLSLKSGHCSNKVEERRKKVWKGAVHALRAAGGPLREWTEVKKKWHCMKCRALAYKAGKGTADGETKPAYNKTHEDVLEVLAAPQTNPEDLPSSDSEDEWESAEQSQQSQDMMDLEFHVDEDNDDLYDIVRVSAELAGRSGSGSRPGPSTPAGQAAYKYSPALQRKVSEAESKDFDRMLAQQQVDLLETVSHKMDTVIGLLHGQSAIAKKIDSVIGLLQAQNASSQKMDAIINLLQAQNASSKKIDAIVDLLQAKNGKVHNTQE